In one Mycobacterium heckeshornense genomic region, the following are encoded:
- a CDS encoding AMP-binding protein: protein MTTASVVTTTARALLRSRLLTPPNPAGALCLVREMCRGGTNPVTLLAIAAARAPHRAAVIDDDGVITYRELQSKTEALAHELYRRGVQPGQTVGVLCRNGRGLLEAVFAVALVGADVVLVNTEFRADALAAALSAHRITTVVCDNEFAQQVAATAESMTAIDPATIETRGRERPKVAAAGRIILLTSGTTGKPKGVPRAPRILSAFGVGVTILDRTGLRLGSRISVAVPMFHGLGLGMAMLTVGLAGTILTRRRFDAEAALAQASLHRAQAFTAVPVMLARIVDLPHTVRVRNPVPYLRVVISSGDRLDPSVARRFMDTYGDILYNGYGSTEAGVGALATPADLREAPETVGRPVAGCSVRILDENGNPVGPHVTGRVFVGGTLTARGYTGGGAKTVVDNMINTGDMGYFDESGRLYVVGREDDMIVSGGENVYPRAVENALAEHPDIADNAVIGVPDEQFGRRLAAYVVPRPDTEIDEAAVREYLKDKVSRFEQPRDVSIVSNIPRNPAGKVMRNELPT from the coding sequence ATGACGACCGCGAGCGTGGTCACCACCACGGCCCGAGCACTGCTGCGCTCCCGATTGCTCACACCGCCAAATCCGGCCGGGGCGCTTTGCCTGGTTCGCGAAATGTGCCGCGGTGGCACCAATCCCGTTACGCTGCTGGCCATCGCGGCGGCGCGTGCGCCGCATCGTGCGGCCGTCATCGACGACGACGGCGTTATTACCTATCGCGAGCTGCAATCGAAGACCGAAGCCCTCGCTCACGAGCTGTACCGCCGCGGTGTTCAACCAGGGCAGACCGTCGGGGTGCTGTGCCGCAACGGCCGCGGCTTGCTCGAAGCGGTGTTCGCGGTCGCGTTGGTCGGCGCCGACGTTGTGCTGGTCAATACGGAGTTCCGCGCCGATGCTCTGGCCGCCGCGCTGAGCGCTCATCGAATCACAACCGTGGTGTGCGACAACGAATTTGCCCAGCAGGTGGCGGCAACCGCAGAGTCGATGACGGCGATCGACCCGGCAACGATTGAGACCCGCGGGCGTGAGCGGCCCAAAGTCGCGGCGGCCGGCCGGATCATCCTGCTGACATCGGGTACCACCGGTAAGCCCAAGGGTGTGCCCCGCGCCCCGCGGATACTGTCGGCGTTCGGCGTTGGCGTGACGATACTCGATCGCACCGGGCTGCGGCTCGGTTCGCGAATTTCGGTGGCCGTTCCCATGTTTCATGGTCTGGGCTTGGGCATGGCCATGCTGACCGTCGGCCTGGCCGGCACCATACTGACCCGCCGGCGCTTCGACGCCGAGGCCGCGCTGGCCCAGGCGTCGCTGCATCGCGCCCAGGCGTTTACCGCCGTGCCGGTGATGCTGGCGCGCATTGTTGACCTGCCGCACACCGTGCGGGTCCGCAACCCGGTGCCGTATCTGCGGGTGGTGATTTCCAGCGGCGACCGCCTCGATCCCAGTGTGGCGCGACGGTTCATGGACACCTACGGCGACATCCTCTACAACGGCTACGGCTCCACCGAGGCCGGCGTCGGGGCTTTGGCCACGCCGGCCGACTTGCGCGAAGCTCCGGAAACCGTGGGCCGACCGGTTGCCGGCTGCTCGGTGCGCATTCTCGACGAAAACGGCAACCCGGTCGGACCACACGTCACCGGGCGTGTGTTCGTCGGCGGCACGCTGACGGCGCGCGGCTACACCGGCGGTGGCGCCAAAACGGTCGTCGACAACATGATCAACACGGGCGACATGGGATACTTCGACGAATCCGGGCGCCTTTACGTCGTCGGCCGCGAAGACGACATGATCGTCTCCGGCGGGGAGAACGTCTATCCGCGCGCGGTGGAAAACGCGCTGGCTGAGCATCCTGACATCGCCGACAATGCGGTGATCGGCGTTCCCGACGAACAGTTCGGTCGTCGCCTAGCCGCTTATGTCGTGCCTCGGCCGGACACCGAGATCGACGAGGCCGCGGTACGGGAATATCTGAAGGACAAGGTTTCTCGCTTCGAACAGCCGAGAGACGTCAGCATCGTCAGCAACATCCCACGCAACCCCGCCGGTAAAGTCATGCGAAACGAACTGCCGACCTGA
- a CDS encoding fused (3R)-hydroxyacyl-ACP dehydratase subunits HadA/HadB, with product MTTAAEASALESRVGHYYQMDRTYLVGREKLREYARAVQDYHPAHWDVGAAAELGYPDLVAPLTFTSVPGMACNRRMFEKVVVGYHTYVQTEEVFEQHRPIVAGDELHVDVELTSVRRIAGRDLITVTNTFTDTAGERVHTLHTTVVGVTADDVDPAIKTAAQKAMMHDVDLAAIGESDADYEKTLRPDGDVRIAEGGATRTPGTPSFEDVQVGDELPARHARLSRGDLVNYAGVAGDANPIHWDEDIAKLAGLPDVIAHGMLTMGLGAGFVSAWSGDPGAVTRYAVRLSQPAVVSATEGADIEFSGRIKALDPATRSGVVIISAKSDGRKIFGLATASVRFR from the coding sequence ATGACCACAGCAGCAGAAGCATCGGCGCTCGAATCGCGGGTCGGCCACTACTACCAGATGGACCGCACCTATCTGGTCGGCCGCGAGAAGCTGCGCGAGTACGCCCGGGCGGTGCAGGACTATCACCCCGCACACTGGGACGTCGGCGCCGCCGCGGAGTTGGGCTACCCGGATCTGGTCGCGCCGTTGACATTCACGTCGGTCCCGGGCATGGCCTGCAATCGCCGCATGTTCGAAAAGGTGGTCGTGGGCTACCACACCTATGTGCAGACCGAAGAAGTCTTCGAGCAGCACCGACCGATCGTCGCCGGCGACGAGCTGCACGTCGACGTCGAACTGACGTCGGTGCGACGCATCGCCGGCCGAGACCTGATCACCGTGACCAATACCTTCACCGATACTGCCGGCGAACGGGTGCACACCCTGCACACCACCGTCGTCGGCGTCACCGCCGACGATGTCGATCCGGCGATCAAGACTGCCGCGCAGAAGGCGATGATGCACGACGTGGACCTCGCCGCAATCGGCGAATCCGATGCCGACTACGAGAAGACGCTGCGCCCCGACGGCGACGTTCGAATCGCCGAGGGCGGCGCGACCCGCACACCGGGGACGCCATCCTTCGAAGACGTCCAGGTCGGCGACGAGCTACCCGCGCGCCATGCGCGCCTGTCCCGCGGTGACCTGGTGAACTATGCCGGCGTGGCCGGCGACGCCAACCCGATTCACTGGGACGAGGACATCGCCAAACTGGCCGGGCTGCCCGATGTGATCGCCCACGGCATGCTCACCATGGGTTTGGGTGCCGGGTTCGTCTCGGCATGGTCCGGTGACCCCGGCGCGGTCACGCGCTACGCGGTGCGGCTGTCGCAGCCCGCGGTCGTGTCGGCCACCGAGGGCGCAGACATCGAATTCAGCGGCCGCATCAAGGCGCTGGATCCGGCAACCCGCAGCGGTGTCGTCATCATCTCCGCCAAATCTGATGGCCGAAAGATCTTCGGCCTGGCGACGGCCAGCGTCCGCTTCCGCTGA
- a CDS encoding cation-translocating P-type ATPase: protein MRVPGVAAVVGGMADSAARVARVGVQSAAGAVGAAQLLTAPVVRSAERVLGTTGNSHRAAAPAVCWHTDRRLHVDLDPLLPFPRWHQHAAAVEHAARKVPGVSSAHVERALGRLVVEHAGSVDGDTMTDAVREAVTSLAAEAIDHEPAPRIAPFADPGDPAAMLVPLTAAALDVVAVGAAVAGWLSRLPAAPRTARAAVAVLNQPRVRSVLESRLGRVSTELALSASTAAVHALAQSFGTPVLDLAQRGFQIAEAAAHRRTWGQREPEMASPRRPQAPVVPVISSNGAGPQASGSPQAESEPSHVVVDGAVDAAIDTAKGAMPGPVEQYLGQAANGSLVAAAGTLLAGGGPEAVADAILAAIPKAAVYGREAFAAVLGRGLADAGQLVLDRGALRRLDRIEVIVIDGAALRGDARAVLRATGGAPGWDDDRVYEVADALLHGEQAPEPDPDELPAIGARLRWLPPQGPAATPAEGLERAELVVDGKHVGSVEVGWEVDPFAIPLLQTAHRTGARVVLRHVAGTDDLAASAAVAHPAGTPLLKLVRDLRADRGPVLLITALHPDFASTDTLAALAVADVGVALDDPKAATPWTADIITGTDLAAAVRILSALPAARRVSETGVHLAQGGSTLAGLIAVTGEPKQANPVTIRRWLSPVNAAAATALISGAWSARKVLRLPEPTPQPLTAWHALDPEIVYSRLAGRRRPLAAEPGVSSWQRFLTDLSDSPPLAPLREPARAAGRLLAATRAELRDPLTPILAVGAAASAVVGSNIDALLVAGVMTANALVGGVQRLRAERAAAELFAEQERFTRRVVVPVMATTRRRLDEARRTERMVTVPASALRPGDIIDLAAPDVVPADARLLVAEDLEVDESLLTGESLPVDKQVEPVAADDPDRASMLFEGSTIVAGHARAIVVATGSATAAQRAISAVSDVEPAGGVQARLRELTSKVLPLTLAGGVAVSGLALLRRASLRQAVADGIAIAVAAVPEGLPLVASVAQLAAARRLSRRGVLVRAPRTIEALGRVETVCFDKTGTLTENRLHVVCAVPASTDPAQAFPDLADAPAAEVLLAAARACPEPEDQHGHAHATDEAIISAASSLDAQADSDWTVIAEVPFESSRGFSATIGAFSDEPQEPMLVLKGAPEQILPRCRFADPDAEREHAESVVYGLAERGLRVLAVARRRWDGETADESDTDADAVEAAAQDLDLLGYVGLADTARPSARPLIEALQNAGRRVVLITGDHPVTARAIAHQLGLPADVRVVTGAELTGLDEDACARLASEVQVFARVSPEQKVQIVAALRRCEQVIAMVGDGANDAAAIRLADVGIGVSGRGSSAARGSADIVLTDDDLGVLVDALVEGRGMWSGVRDALTILVGGNVGEVIFTIIGTAFGAGRAPVGTRQLLLVNLLTDMFPALAVAVTPVFPEPADDDGQTANGADAAHRAYQRAVLTEPAPSLDTPLMRQIVNRGVVTAAGATAAWAIGRWTPGTQRRTATMGLTALVGTQLTQTLLTRRHSPLVVATALGSAAVLVGIVQTPGLSQFFGCTPLGPVAWTGVIGATAAATAVSALAPNWLAKTVDASAPVRDVAPRLRVVE from the coding sequence ATGAGGGTTCCGGGTGTGGCCGCCGTCGTCGGTGGCATGGCCGATAGTGCGGCGCGGGTGGCGCGGGTCGGTGTGCAAAGCGCGGCCGGTGCTGTGGGTGCGGCGCAGTTGCTGACCGCCCCGGTCGTGCGATCGGCCGAACGCGTGCTCGGCACGACGGGCAATTCCCATCGCGCGGCCGCACCGGCGGTGTGCTGGCACACCGACCGGCGCCTGCACGTCGACCTGGATCCGCTGCTGCCTTTTCCGCGCTGGCATCAGCATGCGGCCGCGGTCGAGCACGCGGCCCGCAAGGTTCCGGGCGTGTCGTCGGCCCACGTCGAGCGGGCGCTGGGTCGGCTGGTGGTCGAGCATGCGGGGTCCGTCGACGGCGACACGATGACGGATGCGGTGCGTGAGGCGGTGACATCGCTGGCAGCCGAGGCGATTGACCACGAGCCAGCACCCCGGATAGCTCCGTTCGCCGACCCCGGAGATCCGGCGGCGATGCTGGTGCCGCTCACCGCTGCGGCCCTCGACGTGGTGGCCGTCGGTGCCGCGGTCGCCGGCTGGCTGAGCCGGTTGCCGGCCGCGCCGCGAACCGCGCGCGCCGCCGTCGCCGTCCTCAACCAACCGCGGGTGCGGTCGGTGCTGGAGTCGCGGCTGGGCCGGGTGAGCACCGAGTTGGCGCTCAGCGCCTCAACCGCGGCGGTGCATGCGCTTGCACAGTCTTTCGGCACACCGGTGCTGGACCTGGCGCAGCGGGGCTTTCAGATCGCCGAAGCCGCGGCTCATCGCCGGACCTGGGGGCAGCGTGAGCCCGAGATGGCGTCACCGCGGCGTCCGCAAGCCCCGGTGGTTCCCGTCATCTCGTCGAACGGTGCAGGACCGCAGGCATCGGGGTCCCCGCAGGCCGAAAGTGAACCTTCGCACGTGGTGGTCGACGGAGCCGTCGACGCCGCCATCGACACCGCCAAGGGGGCGATGCCCGGTCCGGTCGAGCAGTACCTGGGTCAGGCGGCCAACGGCTCCCTGGTCGCCGCCGCGGGCACCTTGCTGGCCGGCGGCGGGCCCGAGGCTGTCGCCGACGCGATCCTGGCCGCGATACCCAAGGCAGCGGTCTACGGCCGGGAGGCGTTCGCGGCGGTGTTGGGCCGCGGACTGGCCGACGCCGGCCAACTGGTGCTCGACCGCGGCGCTCTGCGCCGCCTGGACCGCATCGAGGTCATTGTCATCGACGGCGCGGCACTGCGCGGCGACGCGCGGGCGGTGCTGCGAGCCACAGGCGGCGCCCCCGGCTGGGACGACGACCGGGTGTACGAAGTCGCCGACGCGCTGCTGCACGGCGAACAGGCCCCGGAACCCGATCCCGACGAGCTGCCGGCCATCGGCGCGCGGCTGCGATGGCTACCGCCGCAGGGGCCGGCGGCCACGCCGGCCGAGGGGCTGGAGCGCGCCGAGCTGGTGGTCGACGGCAAGCACGTGGGCAGCGTCGAGGTGGGCTGGGAGGTCGATCCGTTCGCCATCCCGCTGCTGCAAACCGCACATCGCACCGGTGCCCGAGTGGTGTTGCGGCATGTCGCCGGCACCGACGATCTGGCGGCCAGCGCCGCGGTCGCCCACCCGGCCGGCACGCCGCTGCTGAAGCTGGTCCGCGACCTGCGGGCCGACCGCGGGCCGGTGTTGCTGATCACCGCGCTGCACCCGGATTTCGCGTCCACCGACACACTGGCGGCGCTGGCCGTCGCCGACGTCGGGGTCGCACTCGATGATCCGAAAGCGGCCACCCCGTGGACCGCTGACATCATCACCGGCACCGACCTTGCCGCGGCGGTGCGCATCCTGTCGGCGTTGCCGGCCGCGCGGCGAGTCAGTGAAACCGGTGTGCATCTCGCTCAGGGCGGCAGCACGCTGGCCGGACTGATCGCCGTCACCGGCGAGCCCAAGCAAGCCAATCCCGTGACCATACGACGTTGGCTCAGCCCGGTGAACGCGGCCGCGGCCACGGCGCTGATTTCGGGCGCCTGGTCGGCCCGGAAAGTGTTGCGGCTACCCGAGCCCACCCCGCAACCGCTGACCGCGTGGCATGCCCTCGATCCCGAGATCGTTTACTCGCGGCTGGCCGGAAGGAGACGCCCGCTGGCTGCCGAGCCGGGCGTGTCGTCCTGGCAACGCTTCCTCACCGATCTGTCCGACAGTCCGCCGCTGGCGCCGCTGCGCGAGCCGGCCCGTGCTGCCGGCCGGCTGCTGGCGGCGACCCGGGCCGAGCTTCGGGACCCGCTGACCCCGATTTTGGCGGTGGGGGCCGCGGCGTCAGCCGTTGTGGGCAGCAATATCGATGCCCTGCTGGTTGCCGGCGTGATGACCGCCAACGCGCTCGTCGGCGGGGTGCAGCGGCTGCGCGCGGAACGTGCGGCCGCCGAGCTGTTCGCCGAACAAGAGCGCTTCACGCGCCGTGTCGTCGTCCCGGTGATGGCAACCACCCGGCGGCGGTTAGACGAAGCCCGGCGTACCGAACGGATGGTCACGGTGCCGGCCAGCGCGCTGCGCCCCGGCGACATCATCGACCTGGCCGCTCCGGACGTCGTGCCCGCGGATGCGCGGCTGCTGGTCGCCGAGGATCTCGAGGTCGACGAATCCCTGCTCACCGGCGAGTCGCTGCCGGTCGACAAGCAGGTAGAGCCGGTCGCCGCCGACGATCCCGACCGGGCCAGCATGCTGTTCGAGGGCAGCACCATCGTCGCCGGGCACGCGCGCGCCATCGTCGTCGCCACTGGGTCGGCCACCGCGGCCCAACGGGCGATCTCGGCGGTCTCCGATGTCGAACCGGCAGGGGGAGTGCAGGCCCGATTGCGGGAGCTGACCAGCAAGGTGCTTCCGCTGACGCTCGCCGGCGGCGTGGCGGTGAGCGGCCTGGCGTTGCTGCGCCGGGCTTCGCTGCGTCAGGCGGTCGCCGACGGCATTGCCATCGCCGTGGCCGCGGTGCCCGAAGGACTACCGTTGGTGGCATCGGTCGCCCAGCTGGCCGCCGCGCGCCGGTTGTCGCGCCGCGGGGTGCTGGTCCGCGCGCCGCGCACCATCGAAGCGCTGGGCCGCGTCGAAACCGTCTGCTTCGACAAGACCGGCACGCTGACCGAGAACCGCCTGCACGTGGTGTGTGCCGTGCCGGCGTCCACCGACCCGGCGCAGGCATTTCCCGACTTGGCCGATGCGCCGGCCGCCGAGGTGCTGCTCGCCGCCGCGCGGGCCTGCCCGGAGCCGGAGGATCAGCATGGACACGCACATGCCACCGATGAAGCGATCATCTCCGCTGCGAGTTCGCTTGATGCCCAAGCTGATTCGGACTGGACGGTGATCGCGGAGGTTCCGTTCGAATCCAGTCGTGGGTTCTCAGCCACGATCGGCGCGTTCAGCGATGAGCCGCAGGAACCGATGCTGGTGCTCAAGGGCGCACCCGAGCAGATTCTGCCGCGCTGCCGGTTTGCCGATCCCGATGCCGAGCGCGAGCATGCCGAGTCGGTGGTGTACGGCCTCGCCGAGCGCGGCTTGCGGGTGCTGGCGGTGGCGCGGCGCCGGTGGGACGGCGAGACCGCCGACGAGTCCGACACCGACGCCGACGCCGTCGAAGCCGCCGCACAGGATCTGGACCTGCTCGGCTATGTCGGTCTGGCAGACACCGCCCGACCGTCGGCCCGGCCGCTGATCGAAGCGCTCCAGAATGCCGGGCGACGCGTCGTGCTGATCACCGGGGACCACCCCGTCACGGCCCGGGCCATCGCCCATCAGTTAGGGCTGCCGGCCGACGTGCGGGTGGTTACCGGAGCCGAGCTCACCGGGCTCGACGAGGACGCCTGCGCCAGACTCGCTTCCGAGGTCCAGGTTTTCGCCCGCGTCAGCCCGGAACAGAAGGTACAGATCGTCGCGGCGCTGCGCCGTTGCGAGCAGGTGATCGCGATGGTCGGCGACGGCGCCAACGACGCCGCCGCGATCCGGCTGGCCGATGTGGGCATCGGGGTGAGCGGCCGCGGTTCGTCGGCCGCTCGCGGGTCGGCCGACATCGTGCTGACCGACGACGACCTCGGCGTCCTGGTCGACGCGTTGGTGGAGGGCCGCGGCATGTGGAGTGGCGTGCGTGATGCGCTGACCATTCTGGTGGGCGGCAACGTGGGAGAGGTGATCTTCACCATCATCGGCACCGCATTCGGTGCCGGACGCGCACCGGTCGGGACGCGTCAACTGCTGTTGGTGAACCTGCTCACCGACATGTTTCCCGCGCTGGCGGTGGCGGTCACCCCGGTATTCCCCGAACCTGCAGACGACGACGGGCAAACTGCCAACGGCGCCGATGCGGCACACCGCGCCTACCAGCGCGCGGTGCTCACCGAGCCGGCACCGTCGCTGGACACGCCGCTGATGCGTCAAATCGTCAACCGCGGCGTGGTCACCGCCGCCGGCGCCACCGCGGCCTGGGCCATCGGGCGTTGGACTCCGGGAACCCAAAGACGCACAGCGACCATGGGATTGACCGCATTGGTCGGAACACAATTGACGCAAACCCTGCTGACGCGCCGGCACAGCCCACTGGTGGTGGCCACCGCGCTGGGCAGCGCCGCAGTCTTGGTGGGCATCGTCCAGACCCCCGGCCTCAGCCAGTTCTTCGGGTGCACACCGCTGGGACCCGTCGCCTGGACCGGTGTAATCGGCGCGACCGCCGCAGCCACCGCCGTCTCGGCCCTGGCCCCGAACTGGTTGGCCAAAACCGTCGACGCGTCGGCGCCGGTGCGAGACGTGGCGCCGCGGTTGCGGGTCGTGGAGTAG
- a CDS encoding acyl-CoA dehydrogenase family protein codes for MAWDFSTEPEFQKKLDWVEEFCREEIEPLEYVFPYAVRSPDPVVKGYVRGLQQQIKERGLWAIFLDKKLGGPGFGQLKLALLNEVIGRYPSAPAMFGAAAPDTGNMEMLAAYGTEEQKQRWLKPLLNQDIFSAYSMTEPQGGSDPNLFKTHAVRDGDEWVINGEKWFTSAGRVADILFVMCTNGMFVVPRKTPGVEIMPEPRNHNHIIYRDVRVPLDHLLGPEDGAKVLAQRRLGGGRIHHAMRTIAQCKLALDMMCERALSRESHGKVIAEHQMVQEKIADSYAELLQLRLMVLYTAWKIDNTSTQEARTEIAAVKFTMAKALREISFRALHIFGSLGTTDLTPLQAMYAGAPTMGIADGVDEVHKATVARRLLAQYRPQQHPYWPTEYIPAKREAAWKKFEPKFQAQPELRASAEAYKKYFAARRSG; via the coding sequence GTGGCCTGGGACTTTTCCACCGAGCCGGAATTCCAGAAGAAGCTCGACTGGGTTGAGGAATTCTGCCGCGAAGAGATCGAGCCTCTCGAGTACGTCTTCCCCTACGCCGTCCGTTCACCGGACCCCGTGGTGAAGGGCTACGTCCGCGGCCTGCAGCAGCAGATCAAAGAACGCGGGCTTTGGGCGATCTTCCTCGACAAGAAGCTTGGCGGCCCGGGTTTCGGCCAGCTGAAGCTTGCGCTGCTCAACGAGGTCATCGGCCGGTATCCGTCGGCGCCGGCGATGTTCGGCGCCGCGGCGCCTGACACGGGCAACATGGAAATGCTGGCCGCCTACGGAACCGAGGAACAGAAGCAGCGGTGGCTCAAGCCGCTGCTCAACCAGGACATTTTTTCCGCCTATTCGATGACCGAACCGCAGGGCGGTTCGGATCCCAACCTGTTCAAGACCCACGCGGTCCGTGACGGCGACGAGTGGGTGATCAACGGCGAGAAGTGGTTCACCTCGGCGGGCCGGGTGGCCGACATCTTATTCGTCATGTGCACCAACGGGATGTTCGTGGTGCCGCGCAAGACGCCCGGCGTCGAGATCATGCCGGAGCCCCGCAACCACAACCACATCATCTACCGTGACGTCCGCGTGCCCCTCGACCACCTGCTGGGCCCGGAGGATGGCGCCAAGGTGCTCGCCCAGCGTCGCCTCGGCGGTGGCCGCATCCATCACGCCATGCGCACCATCGCCCAATGCAAATTGGCGCTGGACATGATGTGCGAGCGGGCGCTGTCGCGAGAATCGCACGGCAAGGTCATCGCCGAACACCAGATGGTGCAGGAAAAGATCGCTGACTCCTACGCCGAGCTGCTGCAGCTGCGGCTGATGGTGCTTTACACGGCGTGGAAGATCGACAACACGAGCACGCAGGAGGCCCGCACCGAGATTGCGGCCGTCAAGTTCACGATGGCCAAGGCTCTGCGAGAGATATCCTTCCGCGCACTGCACATCTTCGGCTCGCTCGGCACGACCGACCTGACTCCGCTGCAAGCGATGTACGCCGGCGCGCCCACCATGGGTATCGCCGATGGAGTCGACGAGGTGCACAAGGCTACCGTTGCCCGACGGCTCCTGGCACAGTACCGGCCGCAGCAGCACCCGTACTGGCCGACGGAGTACATTCCGGCCAAACGCGAGGCGGCGTGGAAGAAGTTTGAGCCAAAGTTTCAGGCACAGCCCGAATTACGTGCGTCGGCCGAGGCCTACAAGAAATACTTCGCCGCCCGGCGCTCCGGCTAG
- a CDS encoding methyltransferase domain-containing protein has product MTDLHTTTLPPALRKALELLSDPPADPEVSKGYLDLLGTAAAEESPPSKGMIQTIWTSPLVAAIYDTQQALVRRLLGVLRLPIEWLNISAGSTVLDVGCGPASITASLARAAGPEGLVLGVDLSEAMLTRAVRTQWGPQVGFLRADAQQLPLRDQTVDAVVSIAVLQLVPNPAAALAEMARVLRPGGRLAVMVPTAGRAAQLWRAFPDIGAYVFGEDEIGDILEDHGFVSVRTKIVATFQWIRAKRG; this is encoded by the coding sequence ATGACCGATCTCCACACCACCACATTGCCGCCCGCATTGCGCAAGGCGCTGGAGCTGCTGAGTGATCCGCCGGCCGACCCGGAAGTCAGCAAGGGTTACCTCGACTTGCTCGGCACCGCGGCGGCGGAGGAATCCCCACCGAGCAAGGGCATGATCCAGACGATATGGACATCGCCGCTGGTGGCGGCGATCTACGACACCCAGCAGGCCCTCGTGCGTAGGCTGCTCGGCGTTTTGCGGCTGCCCATCGAGTGGTTGAACATCTCGGCCGGCAGCACCGTATTAGACGTCGGCTGCGGCCCTGCCAGCATTACCGCGTCGCTGGCCCGGGCCGCCGGCCCGGAGGGCCTGGTCTTGGGTGTCGACTTGTCCGAGGCGATGTTGACGCGCGCGGTGCGCACCCAGTGGGGACCGCAGGTCGGCTTCCTGCGGGCTGACGCGCAACAGCTGCCGCTTCGCGACCAGACCGTCGATGCGGTGGTCTCGATCGCCGTGCTGCAGTTGGTCCCGAATCCCGCGGCGGCGCTTGCCGAGATGGCGCGGGTGCTGCGGCCGGGAGGGCGGCTGGCCGTCATGGTGCCCACCGCCGGACGCGCTGCTCAGCTTTGGCGTGCCTTTCCCGATATCGGGGCCTACGTTTTCGGGGAAGACGAGATCGGCGACATTCTGGAAGACCATGGCTTCGTCAGCGTGCGCACCAAGATCGTCGCCACTTTCCAATGGATCCGCGCAAAACGTGGATAA
- a CDS encoding SDR family NAD(P)-dependent oxidoreductase, whose amino-acid sequence MTVAARVIDRLVNPPRVADPDTLRRAVAGKTVLVTGASYGVGEATTRAVAAAGATVLGVARSADRLDDLVAAITAGGGRAVAHPTDLTNEAAVSALTKRIADEHGPLDVVVSNAGKSIRRSLHHQYDRAHDFQRTIDINYLGPIRLLLGVLPAMRAHGGGHIISISSVGVRVPPGPQWGAYQASKGAFDIWLRSVAPELHADGVDVTTIYLALVHTRMSEPTPFLRKLPGLSADEAADVVAKAIIERPRTIEPWWAWPAEVTTVALAGPVDWAARLWYRYAIERKHRP is encoded by the coding sequence ATGACCGTGGCCGCCAGGGTGATCGACAGGCTGGTCAACCCGCCGCGGGTCGCCGATCCGGACACATTGCGCCGCGCCGTTGCCGGCAAAACGGTGCTGGTGACCGGGGCGTCCTACGGTGTCGGTGAGGCCACCACGCGCGCGGTGGCCGCCGCAGGCGCAACCGTCCTCGGCGTCGCCCGCTCGGCCGATCGGCTGGACGACCTGGTGGCAGCGATCACCGCGGGTGGCGGACGAGCGGTCGCGCACCCGACCGATCTCACCAACGAAGCGGCCGTCAGCGCGCTGACCAAACGCATCGCCGACGAGCACGGCCCACTGGACGTCGTGGTGAGCAATGCCGGTAAGTCGATTCGGCGCTCGCTACATCACCAGTACGACCGCGCGCACGACTTCCAGCGCACCATCGACATCAACTATCTGGGGCCGATCCGGCTGCTGCTCGGCGTGCTTCCCGCGATGCGCGCGCACGGCGGCGGCCACATCATCAGCATTTCGAGTGTCGGGGTGCGGGTTCCGCCCGGGCCGCAGTGGGGTGCCTACCAGGCGTCGAAAGGAGCCTTCGACATCTGGCTGCGCAGCGTCGCCCCCGAGCTGCATGCCGACGGCGTCGATGTCACCACGATCTACCTGGCCTTGGTGCACACCCGGATGAGCGAGCCTACCCCCTTCCTGCGCAAACTGCCGGGGCTATCGGCCGACGAGGCCGCCGACGTGGTCGCCAAGGCGATCATCGAACGGCCGCGCACCATCGAGCCGTGGTGGGCCTGGCCCGCAGAAGTCACCACGGTGGCGCTGGCCGGCCCGGTGGATTGGGCGGCGCGACTGTGGTATCGGTACGCGATCGAGCGCAAGCACCGACCATGA